The Drosophila biarmipes strain raj3 chromosome 2L, RU_DBia_V1.1, whole genome shotgun sequence genome has a window encoding:
- the LOC108029289 gene encoding SUMO-conjugating enzyme UBC9-B: MSGIAITRLGEERKAWRKDHPFGFVARPAKNPDGTLNLMIWECAIPGKKSTPWEGGLYKLRMIFKDDYPTSPPKCKFEPPLFHPNVYPSGTVCLSLLDEEKDWRPAITIKQILLGIQDLLNEPNIKDPAQAEAYTIYCQNRLEYEKRVRAQARAMAATE, encoded by the coding sequence ATGTCCGGCATCGCAATCACGCGGTTGGGGGAGGAGCGGAAGGCCTGGCGAAAGGATCACCCCTTCGGCTTCGTCGCCCGTCCCGCCAAGAACCCCGACGGCACCCTCAACCTGATGATCTGGGAGTGCGCCATTCCCGGCAAGAAGTCGACCCCCTGGGAGGGCGGCCTGTACAAGCTGCGCATGATCTTCAAGGACGACTACCCCACCTCGCCGCCCAAGTGCAAGTTCGAGCCGCCGCTGTTCCACCCGAACGTGTACCCCTCGGGCACCGTCTGCCTGTCGCTGCTCGACGAGGAGAAGGACTGGCGCCCGGCCATCACCATCAAGCAGATCCTGCTGGGCatccaggacctgctcaacgaGCCGAACATCAAGGACCCGGCCCAGGCGGAGGCCTACACCATCTACTGCCAGAACCGGCTGGAGTACGAGAAGCGCGTTCGCGCCCAGGCCCGCGCCATGGCGGCCACCGAGTAG
- the LOC108029269 gene encoding minor histocompatibility antigen H13 yields the protein MAEEVIGTVKEVLKGIIENVNAAPKNESAPGEKKTPSTPEGMAVAYSSLVVMAMLPIIFGSIRSVKLHKLKKSTGEKADTMTKKDAMYFPLIASAALFGLYLFFKIFQKVHINYLLTGYFFVLGVIALAHLLSPVINSLMPAAVPKVPFHILFTKGEGKHKEDIVNYKFSTHDIVCLVISSVIGVWYLLKKHWIANNLFGLAFAINGVEMLHLNNFVTGVILLSGLFFYDIFWVFGTNVMVTVAKSFEAPIKLVFPQDLIENGLNASNFAMLGLGDIVIPGIFIALLLRFDDSKKRKTRIYFYSTLIAYFLGLLATIFVMHVFKHAQPALLYLVPACMGTPLLVALVRGELKVLFAYEDHPEEKPEKKEKKEKDESTSSSSSKKKESKKGK from the exons ATGGCGGAGGAAGTGATCGGAACCGTGAAGGAGGTGCTCAAGGGCATCATCGAGAACGTGAACGCTGCGCCGAAGAACGAGTCGGCGCCCGGGGAGAAGAAGACGCCATCCACGCCCGAGGGCATGGCGGTGGCCTACAGCAGCCTGGTGGTGATGGCCATGCTGCCCATCATCTTCGGCTCCATCCGCTCCGTGAAGCTGCACAAGCTGAAGAAG TCCACTGGCGAGAAGGCCGACACGATGACCAAGAAGGACGCCATGTACTTCCCGCTGATCGCCTCGGCGGCCCTCTTCGGGCTCTACCTGTTCTTCAAGATCTTCCAGAAGGTGCACATCAACTACCTGCTCACCGGGTACTTCTTCGTGCTGGGCGTGATTGCGCTGGCGCACCTGCTCAGCCCGGTGATCAACTCGCTGATGCCCGCCGCCGTGCCCAAGGTGCCCTTCCACATCCTGTTCACCAAGGGCGAGGGCAAGCACAAGGAGGACATCGTGAACTACAAGTTCTCCACGCACGACATCGTGTGCCTGGTGATCTCCTCGGTGATCGGGGTGTGGTACCTGCTGAAGAAGCACTGGATCGCCAACAACCTGTTCGGCCTGGCCTTCGCCATCAACGGCGTGGAGATGCTGCACTTGAACAACTTCGTGACGGGCGTCATCCTGCTGAGCGGCCTGTTCTTCTACGACATTTTCTGGGTGTTCGGCACCAACGTGATGGTCACCGTGGCCAAGAGCTTCGAGGCGCCCATCAAGCTAGTGTTCCCCCAGGACCTGATCGAGAACGGACTGAACGCCTCCAACTTCGCCATGCTGGGACTGGGCGACATCGTCATTCCGGGCATCTTCATTGCCCTGCTGCTGCGCTTCGACGACAGCAAGAAGCGCAAGACGCGCATCTACTTCTACTCCACGCTGATCGCCTACTTCCTGGGCCTGCTTGCCACCATCTTCGTGATGCACGTGTTCAAGCACGCGCAGCCAGCCCTGCTCTACCTGGTGCCGGCCTGCATGGGCACCCCGCTCCTGGTTGCCCTCGTCCGCGGCGAGCTGAAGGTGCTCTTTGC CTATGAAGACCACCCCGAGGAGAAGCCCGAGAAGAAGGAGAAGAAGGAAAAGGACGAGAGCACCAGCTCGTCCAGCAGCAAAAAGAAGGAGTCCAAGAAGGGCAAGTAG
- the LOC108029136 gene encoding neuronal acetylcholine receptor subunit alpha-4: MEPRPCAKPRAELSSLSDSERQALILDIAPKTPPVPTMTTTSKINPPISGPGLLRVLMGILLMVSASVPGATSDPDPKKANVKASDRLHAGLFLNYDSDVQPQFQGSPTNVSLGMVINYIDIDELNGKMTTHCWLNIRWRDEQRVWQPSEYDNITEITLRSSEVWTPQITLFNGDEGGLLADTKVTLTHDGHFRRMPPALYTAYCDLNMLNWPHDKQTCKLKIGSWGLKVILPDNSTGKDTSLDHDDLVQSPEWEIVDSRAEFVSQDYNGYMEYTLVAKRRSSMYTAVIYTPASCIVILALSAFWLPPHMGGEKIMINGLLIIVIAAFLMYFAQLLPVLSNNTPLVVHFYSTTLLFLSVSTIIEVLVLYLATAKHKRRLPEALRKLLHGNLGTWLLLSQFSTTGGAETEKTKEMDEHLYESPEEQDATSPLGINCAEVPGSKANQFDWALLATAVDRIFFVFFSLAFLVLAICCAV, encoded by the exons ATGGAGCCTCGGCCATGTGCCAAGCCGCGAGCTGAGCTCAGTTCGCTTTCAGATTCCGAGAGGCAAGCATTGATATTGGATATTGCACCCAAAACTCCACCGGTCCCCACAATGACGACGACTTCCAAGATAAACCCACCGATTTCCGGTCCTGGACTACTGCGGGTTCTAATGGGAATACTACTCATGGTTTCGGCTTCCGTGCCAGGCGCCACTT CTGACCCGGACCCAAAGAAGGCCAATGTCAAAGCCTCGGACCGCCTCCACGCAGGACTGTTCCTGAACTACGACAGCGACGTGCAGCCCCAGTTCCAAGGATCTCCCACCAACGTTTCCCTCGGAATGGTGATCAACTACATAGACATCGACGAGCTGAACGGCAAGATGACCACCCACTGCTGGCTGAATATC CGATGGAGGGATGAGCAGCGCGTGTGGCAACCCTCGGAGTACGACAACATCACGGAGATCACTTTGCGGTCCAGCGAGGTTTGGACGCCGCAGATCACGCTCTTCAACGGCGACGAGGGAGGCCTGCTGGCGGACACCAAGGTGACCCTCACCCACGACGGACACTTCCGACGCATGCCTCCAGCCCTGTACACCGCCTACTGCGATCTGAACATGCTGAATTGGCCGCACGACAAGCAGACCTGCAAACTAAAGATCGGCTCCTGGGGCTTGAAGGTCATCCTGCCGGACAACAGCACGGGCAAGGACACGTCCCTGGACCACGACGACCTGGTGCAGTCGCCGGAGTGGGAGATCGTGGACTCCCGGGCGGAGTTTGTGAGTCAGGACTACAACGGCTACATGGAGTACACTCTGGTTGCAAAG CGCCGGTCCTCCATGTACACGGCCGTCATCTACACGCCCGCCTCCTGCATCGTCATCCTGGCCCTGTCCGCCTTCTGGCTGCCACCCCACATGGGCGGCGAGAAGATCATGATCAACGGCCTGCTCATCATCGTGATCGCCGCCTTCCTTATGTACTTCGCCCAACTGCTGCCCGTGCTGTCCAACAATACGCCGCTAGTGG TGCACTTCTATAGCACTACCCTGCTATTCCTGAGCGTGTCCACCATCATCGAGGTGCTGGTCCTGTACCTGGCCACCGCCAAGCACAAGAGACGCTTGCCGGAGGCGCTGAGGAAGCTGCTCCACGGCAACCTGGGCACCTGGCTGCTGCTCTCGCAGTTTAGCACCACCGGCGGGGCGGAGACGGAGAAGACCAAGGAGATGGACGAGCACCTGTACGAGAGTCCCGAAGAGCAGGACGCCACCAGTCCGCTGGGCATCAATTGCGCCGAGGTGCCGGGCTCCAAGGCCAACCAGTTCGACTGGGCGCTGCTCGCCACCGCCGTGGACCGCATCTTCTTCGTGTTCTTCAGCCTGGCCTTCCTCGTCCTGGCCATATGCTGTGCCGTCTAG